One Heliomicrobium gestii genomic region harbors:
- a CDS encoding methyl-accepting chemotaxis protein translates to MAKETANIMDVSQLLHQLKEANTEMSKVVKTIDHITKQTNLLALNSAIEAARAGEAGRGFSVVAAEIKKLADRSFAATKESTDLIGNIQSKANDVIAVRTADVAYDTIDKIDRNLFERNCDVQAWATFDKIKACLREETPARVDAATALMKKIVDIYEVYYDLYLVNRDGRIVASGVDKSVIGLDMSSRDWFAETMRRNDVYVTDMYYSEVVKGHTVSYSCPVRDEEGNVLGVFSTRFNWNFIYDIIDSARTGSTGDIFVINKAGLVIGGRNRAGILQKNLSHLQAAQKAMAGEPYGFTIEQDGNGKLQIFGYARTRGYNAYKGKDWSVIVSEAL, encoded by the coding sequence ATGGCGAAGGAAACAGCAAACATCATGGACGTGTCCCAACTGCTTCATCAACTCAAAGAAGCGAACACCGAGATGAGCAAAGTGGTCAAAACCATCGACCATATCACCAAGCAAACAAACCTACTGGCCTTAAATTCGGCCATCGAGGCCGCCCGCGCCGGGGAAGCGGGCCGCGGGTTCAGCGTCGTCGCGGCCGAGATCAAGAAACTGGCTGATCGCAGCTTTGCCGCCACGAAGGAAAGCACCGACCTGATCGGCAACATCCAGAGCAAAGCGAATGACGTCATCGCCGTGCGCACTGCCGATGTGGCCTATGATACGATCGACAAGATCGATCGCAACCTCTTTGAGCGCAACTGTGACGTCCAGGCCTGGGCCACCTTCGACAAGATCAAAGCCTGTCTCCGCGAAGAGACGCCGGCCCGCGTCGATGCGGCGACGGCGCTGATGAAAAAAATCGTCGACATCTATGAGGTCTATTATGACCTGTACCTCGTCAACCGTGACGGGCGCATCGTCGCCTCCGGCGTGGACAAGTCCGTTATCGGGCTGGACATGTCCAGTCGGGACTGGTTTGCCGAAACGATGCGCCGCAACGACGTCTATGTGACGGACATGTACTACTCCGAGGTGGTCAAAGGCCACACCGTCTCCTATTCCTGTCCTGTTCGCGATGAAGAGGGCAATGTGCTGGGCGTTTTTTCCACCCGCTTCAACTGGAACTTTATCTATGACATCATCGATTCGGCTCGCACCGGAAGCACCGGCGATATCTTTGTGATCAACAAGGCCGGTCTCGTCATCGGCGGGCGCAACCGCGCCGGGATCCTCCAGAAGAACCTCAGCCACCTCCAGGCGGCTCAAAAGGCGATGGCCGGCGAACCCTATGGCTTCACCATCGAGCAGGACGGCAACGGCAAGCTGCAGATCTTCGGCTACGCCCGCACACGGGGATACAACGCCTATAAGGGAAAAGACTGGTCCGTCATCGTCAGTGAAGCCCTGTAA
- a CDS encoding response regulator, with product MVAVARILIGEDNVANCELLKKILSPQGHRVFIAHNGRDVVEMAKRLQPPPEVLLLDIMMPVMDGFQAIAELQRDWRTQSIPIMMITSSANTVDVLRSKSAGVAGYVLKPFEPQALLERIDQIVGKELPEKAQPISKTFSASDLLDTEE from the coding sequence GTGGTTGCCGTGGCGCGGATTCTGATCGGTGAAGACAATGTGGCGAACTGTGAGTTGTTGAAGAAGATCCTGAGCCCCCAGGGACATCGTGTCTTTATCGCCCACAACGGCCGGGATGTGGTGGAGATGGCCAAGCGTCTGCAACCCCCTCCAGAGGTGCTGCTGCTGGACATCATGATGCCGGTCATGGACGGCTTTCAGGCGATCGCCGAATTGCAGCGGGACTGGCGGACCCAGTCGATCCCGATCATGATGATCACCTCGAGCGCCAACACGGTCGATGTGTTGCGGTCCAAGTCAGCCGGCGTGGCGGGGTATGTGTTGAAGCCCTTTGAACCGCAGGCGCTGTTGGAACGGATCGATCAGATCGTGGGCAAGGAGTTGCCGGAGAAAGCGCAGCCGATCAGCAAGACCTTCTCGGCCAGTGATCTATTGGATACGGAGGAATAA
- a CDS encoding ATP-binding protein: MNGIWVMVMEKPENSLLNSGAWFRFWRQKLLPQPITKRFYLAMVLLVIVHTAILSGIVHMVFLKKERFERSNDIISATAEMEKRAASAGWQAVADEIAALYPGLTIGYYSGEQGQFLALRSHERYRIRVVDYIFPLWNASLPALPEREQTGLAAHVPAPVLASGETEERGAVFLGWWSNPVLVQIRPVPGEASVYGMAFVRNRDFHIPVLLRTGEVIFVEAILAGLLIAGAGRIFSRFRAEIVGFGRAAMVENHHVSPDLLPELNPLVDKFRADSRHFRRVKRDLAIEVTKRMQAVNALTTSEARFAKAFHANPHPMCITAMGDGRFIEVNDCFLQATGYERDEVIGQKLPEFCLCEAEESGAPDAGEAITGVFRNVERKICTKSGEDRIWLVSAEVIALEGRLCHLYSVNDITEIRKLEGEFARLDRLNLVAQMAAGIGHEIRNPMTTVRGFLQILGAKGELAPHREHFDLMIDELDRANSIITEFLSLAKHKVDDLKRQDLNAIIRALHPLLEADASLGQKTIRLDLGEIPEIYLGEKEIRQLVLNLVRNGLEAMGEGGALTIRSGCEDEEVVLAVHDQGSGISPAVLKKLGTPFFTTKEQGTGLGLAVCQNIVVRHQAQMSIETGNQGTTFLVRFPFHVDFSHSSLSGENDFHYTGL; encoded by the coding sequence GTGAACGGGATTTGGGTGATGGTCATGGAGAAACCGGAGAACTCCCTGTTGAATAGCGGCGCATGGTTTCGATTCTGGCGGCAGAAACTGCTTCCGCAGCCGATCACCAAGCGGTTTTACCTGGCGATGGTGCTGCTCGTCATCGTCCATACGGCCATCTTGAGCGGGATTGTTCATATGGTGTTTTTGAAAAAAGAGCGCTTTGAACGCTCCAATGATATCATATCGGCCACGGCAGAGATGGAAAAGCGAGCCGCCTCAGCGGGGTGGCAAGCGGTGGCAGACGAGATCGCGGCGCTCTATCCCGGATTGACGATCGGTTATTACTCCGGTGAGCAGGGTCAGTTTCTCGCTTTGCGCAGCCACGAACGATACCGCATCCGTGTTGTCGATTATATCTTTCCCCTCTGGAACGCATCCCTTCCGGCGTTGCCGGAAAGGGAGCAAACGGGTCTGGCCGCCCATGTCCCGGCGCCGGTGTTGGCGTCCGGGGAGACGGAGGAAAGGGGAGCGGTCTTCCTGGGATGGTGGAGCAACCCGGTGCTTGTTCAGATACGGCCGGTTCCCGGCGAGGCGTCGGTCTATGGCATGGCCTTTGTCCGGAATCGCGACTTTCACATCCCTGTCCTGCTGCGGACGGGGGAGGTGATCTTTGTGGAGGCCATCCTGGCGGGACTGCTCATCGCCGGCGCGGGGAGAATATTCAGCCGTTTCCGCGCCGAGATCGTGGGTTTTGGTCGCGCCGCCATGGTCGAGAATCATCATGTTTCGCCCGATCTGTTGCCGGAGTTAAATCCGCTGGTGGACAAGTTTCGCGCCGACTCTCGCCATTTCCGGCGAGTGAAGCGAGACCTGGCCATCGAAGTGACCAAGCGGATGCAGGCCGTCAACGCCTTGACCACATCGGAAGCGAGATTCGCCAAAGCCTTTCACGCCAATCCCCACCCCATGTGCATCACCGCCATGGGCGATGGCCGTTTTATCGAGGTCAATGACTGCTTTTTGCAAGCGACGGGGTATGAACGGGATGAGGTGATCGGGCAGAAATTGCCCGAATTCTGTCTCTGTGAGGCCGAGGAGAGCGGCGCCCCCGATGCCGGCGAGGCGATCACCGGCGTTTTTCGCAATGTGGAGCGGAAGATCTGCACCAAGTCGGGGGAGGACCGGATCTGGCTGGTCTCGGCAGAGGTGATCGCGCTGGAAGGGCGCCTCTGTCATCTCTACTCGGTGAACGATATCACGGAGATCCGCAAGTTGGAAGGGGAGTTTGCCCGTCTCGACCGGCTGAATCTGGTCGCTCAGATGGCCGCCGGCATCGGCCATGAGATTCGCAATCCCATGACAACCGTCCGCGGCTTTCTGCAGATCCTAGGGGCAAAAGGGGAGTTGGCGCCCCATAGGGAGCATTTTGACTTGATGATCGACGAACTCGACCGGGCCAACTCGATCATCACCGAGTTTTTGTCGCTGGCCAAGCACAAGGTGGACGATCTCAAGCGGCAGGACCTGAATGCCATCATCCGAGCGCTCCATCCCCTGCTGGAGGCCGACGCCTCGCTGGGCCAAAAAACCATCCGGTTGGATCTGGGCGAGATCCCGGAGATTTATCTCGGGGAGAAAGAAATCCGCCAACTCGTACTCAACCTGGTTCGCAATGGTCTCGAGGCGATGGGCGAAGGCGGGGCGCTGACGATCCGCAGCGGTTGCGAAGACGAAGAGGTGGTGCTGGCGGTCCACGATCAGGGATCTGGGATCAGCCCCGCTGTGCTGAAAAAGCTGGGCACGCCTTTTTTCACGACGAAGGAACAGGGAACCGGTTTGGGGCTCGCCGTCTGCCAAAACATCGTTGTCCGCCATCAGGCCCAGATGTCCATAGAGACGGGAAACCAAGGAACCACTTTTCTTGTGCGCTTTCCCTTTCATGTTGATTTTTCTCATTCATCTCTTTCCGGGGAGAACGACTTCCATTATACTGGTTTGTGA
- a CDS encoding LysR family transcriptional regulator: MLDTQLSIFKTVVDKGSISLAAQELHMTQSAVSQQILNLEAHFAVKLFDRLHRRLLITTAGKTLYPFALELERLYGRAGKAMQGLTQDIRGHLRVGASLTVGEYLLPKLLVLFRQTHPKVRLAMDVSNSEQITAMVTRGQLDLGFIESPDELPGTLIQLPCGGDELVIIAPPDIEHRAPLSLAELLRLRWVLREPMSGTRRFFEQFLQSHGVRPADLQVVMELGSTQAIKESVKAGLGFSVLSRLAVVDDVAQHHLTILPLAEGTIARTFTLFYHREKFATLAAEHFLDFIRHRLDAPASTDGELQAEDGHGESPEKAEQD; this comes from the coding sequence ATGCTCGACACCCAACTGTCGATTTTCAAGACCGTTGTCGACAAAGGCAGCATCTCCCTGGCGGCGCAGGAACTCCATATGACCCAGTCGGCGGTGAGCCAACAAATCCTCAACCTGGAGGCCCACTTCGCCGTCAAGCTCTTCGATCGCCTGCACCGGCGTCTGTTGATCACGACGGCCGGCAAGACCCTCTATCCCTTTGCCCTTGAACTAGAGCGCCTTTACGGCCGCGCCGGCAAGGCCATGCAGGGATTGACGCAAGATATCCGCGGCCATCTGCGCGTCGGCGCCAGCCTGACTGTCGGCGAGTATCTGCTGCCCAAACTCCTCGTCCTCTTCCGCCAGACCCATCCCAAGGTGCGCCTCGCCATGGATGTCTCCAATTCGGAACAGATCACCGCCATGGTCACCCGTGGACAGCTCGATCTGGGGTTCATCGAAAGCCCCGACGAACTCCCCGGCACGCTCATCCAACTTCCCTGCGGCGGCGACGAACTCGTCATCATCGCCCCGCCCGACATCGAACACCGGGCGCCCCTTTCCCTGGCGGAACTGTTGCGGCTGCGCTGGGTGCTGCGCGAGCCCATGTCGGGAACACGCCGCTTTTTTGAACAGTTCCTCCAATCCCATGGCGTCCGGCCTGCCGATCTGCAGGTGGTGATGGAGTTGGGCAGCACCCAGGCGATCAAAGAGTCCGTCAAGGCGGGGCTCGGTTTTTCCGTTCTTTCCCGGCTGGCCGTCGTCGATGACGTGGCCCAGCACCATCTGACCATCCTCCCCCTGGCTGAGGGGACCATCGCCCGGACCTTTACCCTCTTTTACCACCGGGAGAAGTTCGCCACCCTGGCGGCGGAACACTTCCTTGACTTTATCCGCCACCGGCTGGACGCGCCGGCATCAACCGATGGGGAGTTACAGGCTGAGGACGGCCATGGTGAATCGCCCGAAAAGGCTGAGCAGGACTGA